The proteins below come from a single Streptomyces seoulensis genomic window:
- a CDS encoding collagen-like protein translates to MALLVVVLGWIVVTMQDLSASLHDANRQRDLLAQQVRDLGATPVVGPSGKPGRDGDGLPGQKGDKGDTGDSGSPGPSSTVPGPQGSPGSVGSPGPPGTSGIPGASGVPGLPGAAGSPGPSGAAGQSGQNGSDGKPGKDGADGRDGKDGQTCPDGYSLQPDPNDPDTLVCRRTTSSSAGSDAEPTGSASPAPSDTPLLPSLLGLITR, encoded by the coding sequence ATGGCACTGCTGGTGGTGGTGCTCGGCTGGATCGTGGTGACGATGCAGGATCTGTCGGCGTCCCTGCACGACGCGAACCGGCAGCGGGACTTACTTGCCCAGCAGGTCCGTGACCTCGGCGCCACCCCTGTCGTCGGCCCGTCGGGAAAGCCGGGCCGGGACGGTGACGGACTGCCCGGCCAGAAAGGCGACAAGGGTGACACCGGAGATAGTGGCTCTCCCGGTCCGTCGTCCACGGTGCCCGGCCCGCAAGGTTCCCCAGGGTCGGTGGGGTCACCAGGACCGCCCGGAACGAGCGGTATTCCGGGCGCGAGCGGAGTCCCTGGCCTGCCCGGCGCCGCGGGTTCTCCGGGGCCGTCTGGCGCGGCCGGCCAGTCCGGGCAGAACGGCTCGGATGGCAAGCCCGGCAAGGACGGCGCCGACGGCCGGGACGGCAAGGACGGTCAGACCTGCCCGGACGGCTACAGCCTCCAACCCGATCCGAACGACCCTGACACCCTCGTATGCCGTCGCACCACCTCCAGTAGCGCCGGCAGCGATGCCGAACCCACCGGCTCGGCATCCCCGGCACCGAGCGACACCCCATTGCTGCCCAGCCTGCTGGGGCTGATCACCCGCTGA